The bacterium region ATCACGGACAGTTAATCAAAAATATAGCGAAAAATCAATAGGTTAGAAAATTGTCGGGAATCGGTCCGTCCGCCGGAAAAATTCGTTTGGTCGGGGAAAACCCGGTAGGCTAAGGCGCCCGCGCTCTGGTATAAAAAACGCCCCATCGGGTCTATACGGCAGGAACAACGTGCCCAGAAAATCGCATCCCCGGCAACTGGAAATCGAGTGGGACGGCCCCCGGCGGCGCGTGCCCCATCGCCTGATTCCCCACAGCCTCATCGGCGCGCCGACGCTGATCGATCGCACCGCGACGCATCCGAATCCGATCGAGACGCCGAACATGACGCGCGCGCGAAGCGCCATTCGCCGCGCGCTGACGCGCCCGTTCACGCTGACCGCGACGCACAACACGCGGCAGCTCATCTCGTTCAAGGACGATCGCGACGGCGTGCGTCACATCCGCGTTTCGTCGGTGCTGCTGGAAGCGGGCGGCGACGTGTGGACCGAGATCGCGCTTTGGGTGAAGAACTCGCGGCGTCATCGACTGTTCGCGAGGGACAGCGCGAGCCGCGAGTACATCGAGTCGCCCATCGTTCGCGATCGCCTGGCGAGCCGCCGCGCCCGCCGCGTGCACAAGCTCGAGACCGCTGGCGAGGTCTACGATCTGCAGGCGATCTTCGACGATCTGAACCGGCGGTATTTTCGCGGGCGCTGCGACAGCCGCATCGGCTGGTCGCGCGTGTCGGGCCAAACGCGCGCGCGCACCATCCGCATGGGCAGCTATGTATTCGAGGAAAATCTCATCTACGTCCATCCCGCGCTCGACACGCGCGAGGTGCCGTTCTTCGTCATTGCCGCGACGATCTACCACGAGATGCTGCACTGGCTTCTTCGCGATCGCCGGCATCCCAACGGGCAGCGCGTGGTGCACTCCGCCGAGTTCAACGAATTGATGGAAGCGTATCCCGATCACCATCGCACCGAGCGCTGGATCGATCGCAATCTGCAAAAACTCCTTTCGCGCCGCACCCTGCTCATCCGGGAAGCGCGGCGCGCACGCACGCGGCCACCGGCCAAGCGGCGCGCGAATGCGTGATACGGCGCCCGAACGCCTGATCGACGGCCACGGCCGCCCGGCGTTTGGCGTTTACAACGCGCCCATCCGCGATCTCAATTACGCGGACTTCGACGCGCGCGGCGTCGGGCTGCCGATCCTTCGCGCGATCCGCGCCGCGTCGTCCCTTTCGCGAAAGCGCTGGATCTACCTTGGCGTCACGTCGCCCGATGTCATCGTCGGCGCGGCGATCGTCGACGTGGGTTGGCTGATGAAGGGATTTGCGTACGTTTACGACCGCGCCTCCCGCGTCATGCGCGAGTCGAGCGTGGACGACCTTCGCCGCCGTTCGACGCTCGCGGCGAATCCCTCGTTCGGTGAGAGCGTTTTCGATCTGCGCGAGCTGCGCATCCACACGGTGTCCGACGGCGCCGGCGCGCGGTTGACGGTGCGCCTGCCGGAAGTGGAGGTCGATGCGGCCTTGAATCTCGAAAACCAAACGCCGCTTTGCCTGGTTTCGCAAAATGGCCTGCGTGGTTTCATGTACACGCACAAGCATGCGGGCGTGCCCGTCGCGGGAACGGTGCGCGCCGGCAACGAGCGTTACGCGCTCGACGGCAAGAACGCTTTCGGCGTCTTCGACGTTTCCGGCGGCTGCCCCATGCACTACACGTACTGGAATTGGGCGAGCGCGTCGGGACGCCTTGCCGACGGCCGAGCGGTCGGCATCAACTTCGTGTCCGGTTTCGGCGAGCGCGGCTTTACCGAAAACGCGTACTGGGTCGGCGGCATTCCGCACAAGACCGACACCGCGTTTTTCGACTACGACACCCGCGACCTTTCCGCGCCATGGAAAATCACCACCAGCGACGGTCGCGTCCGGCTCCACTTCGCACCCGCCGACCGCCGCGCGGAGAATTTCCGCTTCGCATTCTTCGCCTCCCGATTCGCGCAGCCGTTCGGCATGTTCACGGGCGAGATCGACGTGGACGGATCGATGACCCCCGTCACGCTCGACGGATTCGTGGAAGAACACGAAGCCTGGTGGTGAGGAATCGATTGAAGATTGCCGATTGAAGATTGCCGATCGACGCGCGCTGTTCGATTTTGCGGCGCCTCGCCGAACCAGCCCAATACACCCGATATCCTGAGATGACCCATTTCCACTTTCCTATTTTCTATTTCCTCGCTCGATCCACAGCTTGTGGGTAACTTGGGCGAAACACACCACATTTTGCGTCCCTGACCCCGCTGCGTTTGACTTCGCGCCGGCCTTTGAGCAATATGCCCCGACACGACAAACGTGTCTCCCGGCCGGGCGTGTCATGCGCCGGCGAGGCCTTGTATTTGGAATCGCGACCGTAAGGGAGCGGATACGCGCTTACGCGAGGGAAACGTGGCGAAGGCCAGGGTCATCGCGATCATTCCGGCGCGCTACGCCTCCGAGCGCTTGCCTGGAAAACCCCTCGCGCTCATCATCGGTGTCCCCATGGTCGTCCACGTTGCGCGCCGTGCGAAGGCGGCGCGTTCGGTTTTGGAAGCCGTCGTCGCGACGGATGACGAGCGCATCCGCACCGCCGTCGAGGAGCACGGTTTTCGCGCCGTGATGACGGACGCGGACCTCGCCTCCGGCACCGATCGCGTGGCGGCCGTCGCACGCGGCATCGACGCGGAGATTTTCGTCAACGTCCAGGGAGACGAACCCTTGATCGAGCCCGAAGTCATCGACGCGGTTGCGGACGCTCTCATCCAGGATCCCGATTCGCGGATGTCGACCGCCAAGACGCCGATCACCGACGCGGATGATCTCTGGAACCCCACCGTGGCCAAGGTGGTGTGCGACGCGAACGATCGCGCGCTTTATTTTTCGCGCGCGCCGATCCCGTTCGTGCGCGATGCGATGAACCTCGACCGCGCCGGCGCGATCATCCCGGATATCCTGCGCCACCGATTGTTCAAGCACGTGGGGATTTACGGCTATCGCCGCGATTTTCTCTTCGAATTCGCGGCCATGCCGCCCGGACACCTGGAGCAAGCCGAAAAACTGGAACAACTGCGCGCGCTCGAGGCGGGCGTGGCGATCGTTACGCCGACCGTGCAAACGCGGTCGATCGGCGTCGACACGCCGCGCGACCTGGCGCGCGTGCGCAAGCTTATGGAACGGATCGAAGCGGGTGCGTCATAGTCGTCGTACGACGCGGAAAGGAGCGGGCGATGCGGGTGAAAAGGAAGCCGAAATACATATTCGTGACGGGCGGCGTGGTGTCGTCGCTCGGCAAGGGCATCGCATCGGCGAGCATCGGCGCGCTGCTTGAGGCACGCGGCCTGCGCACGACGATCCTCAAGCTCGACCCGTACATCAACGTCGATCCGGGCACGATGAACCCGACGCAGCACGGCGAGGTGTTCGTCACCGACGACGGCGCGGAGACGGACCTCGACCTCGGTCACTACGAGCGCTTCATCTCCACGCGCACCAGCCGCGCGAACAATTTCACCACCGGGCAGATCTACGACGCGGTCATCACCAAGGAGCGGCGGGGCGATTATCTCGGCGCGACCGTGCAGGTCATTCCGCATA contains the following coding sequences:
- a CDS encoding DUF2804 domain-containing protein is translated as MRDTAPERLIDGHGRPAFGVYNAPIRDLNYADFDARGVGLPILRAIRAASSLSRKRWIYLGVTSPDVIVGAAIVDVGWLMKGFAYVYDRASRVMRESSVDDLRRRSTLAANPSFGESVFDLRELRIHTVSDGAGARLTVRLPEVEVDAALNLENQTPLCLVSQNGLRGFMYTHKHAGVPVAGTVRAGNERYALDGKNAFGVFDVSGGCPMHYTYWNWASASGRLADGRAVGINFVSGFGERGFTENAYWVGGIPHKTDTAFFDYDTRDLSAPWKITTSDGRVRLHFAPADRRAENFRFAFFASRFAQPFGMFTGEIDVDGSMTPVTLDGFVEEHEAWW
- the kdsB gene encoding 3-deoxy-manno-octulosonate cytidylyltransferase, giving the protein MAKARVIAIIPARYASERLPGKPLALIIGVPMVVHVARRAKAARSVLEAVVATDDERIRTAVEEHGFRAVMTDADLASGTDRVAAVARGIDAEIFVNVQGDEPLIEPEVIDAVADALIQDPDSRMSTAKTPITDADDLWNPTVAKVVCDANDRALYFSRAPIPFVRDAMNLDRAGAIIPDILRHRLFKHVGIYGYRRDFLFEFAAMPPGHLEQAEKLEQLRALEAGVAIVTPTVQTRSIGVDTPRDLARVRKLMERIEAGAS